One Vanrija pseudolonga chromosome 5, complete sequence genomic window, ATGCGCCACGGCGTGCCCACGTGAAACCCAAGGAGACAAGCAGCGGAGGAGCTCCATTTCGAACAGTTGCGTTGCTGCTCGGGTGgtgtcgctcgagtcgccgGAATacgccgctcgcccccgAAAGGTCAGATATTGAGCGATTTGACCTTGATATTGAGCGATTTGACCCTTGCTCCGCCAACGGACGGGTTTCACCGATCCATCCAACTCTCCTTCGCACCGTTCCTGCATCTCTCCCTTCCTACAACGCGCCTGATCTTACCCTGCTtgccgcgccggcacgcctGATCTCAGTGACGCGGGCAAGCAtacacacacgcacactcGTTACACCAATCTCGGTCCTTtacggcgccgcgccgcacgccacacgccccacagccagccagcagccagccagccgatGCTCCCATTCctactcgccctcgcggccctcgccggccgcgtggcggcggacagCGGCCAAGTGGCGTACACGTTTCCTAATATGAGCGTGACTTAGTGAGTCGAGCACGCGACGGGTGGGCGCGTAGGCAAGGTTGCTCGCGTACACCGCTtgtgccgcgcgccggtgtccaccggcgccggtcgTCTCAGCCGCGTTGCAGTccaccatcgccgtcgtcacaCGAGCGGCGTGCAACCCCACGACCACCCCGCTGCTTCCATCCCCACgcgagctcgctgacgctcgctcgcagctACTACGACAACAACCAAatcgccaacctcgacccATGCGGCCGCGCGACCGCCATGCCGAAGGACTGGTCCAAGCCCACCAACCTCGGCAGCACGGCGTGCGGGAAGAGCGTGCGCGAGTTGGGGACTAATGCTGTGATTGCACTCAACTCGACGTGGATGAGTGAGGTGGGGAAGGGCAACTTGTGTGGGCGGGAGTGAGTCGGCGTGACCTCGGCATTGTGTCTGCCGGCTTCTGtacgcggcgctcgctgacgctcgcgcccaGAGTCCAAATCTGGAAAGACGGCCACCAAGTGCACCTCctcaacggcggcgggggcccCTTCGTCCTCTGGGAGGCGTGCCAGGCGTGCATTACGCTGCCGCGGATAGACATGAGCGTGGAGGGGTacgtcgccgcgtcgggggACACCAAGTGCCAGAACGGCGTGGTCGGCGGGTTCGAAGTGCGCGTCATGGACAACTTTGTCCTCCGCGCGGGCGCCAGCAGAAGGGCCGCGCTGCAACCCGCCACTtgcgtcgccgtgctcgccgctgccctgcTCGCACTCCTTGCGGCGTCCTAAGCATTGAACTACCTTGCTCGGAGCCTCGGAGCccgagctggctggctagctGGCCCCTGCCAAGCCATCACTTGTCCGCCCATCTTGCTGtagcaccaccaccacgcccgcaCGACCTTATAATCATAATCTTATGTACAATGTACACTAGGCCGGCGATGAAGACGACGCGAGTAAACAGCTCAGCTCGTCGTGACGTACGTAACGTGCCTCTGGCCGTatcccgcccgcccgcagTCCCCGTCAGGTGCCTCGCCAGGCATGCGCAACGCCACCACGACGGGCTCATGCCCGTACATCATGTTCCCGAGGTACGGTACGTGCTGGGGGTGATGCGCAGGCACGCGAACGGGGACGTACACGCACTGCTGCACTGCTTCTGTGGCGAtcaggcggcgagggagcgagcggaCGAAGAAGCCTGCTCGCGACCCGACACCGGTCcccatcgccctcgccacgcttctcctcgcctcctcgcacTTCAGGTACTCATTACTGGCGACCATGACGCGAGGGTTTCTGGAGGACCGAGGCACGCGCGAAGCTTGTTGTGCCCGCGTTCATTGTCCCCGTGTCCACTCGACTCGAACGTTTCTTGCCCTTGTCCATTCCCCGCTCGCCCCCGTGTCCACGCCTCGCCCATCATCCCCCTTCACAGAAAgactgacgccgccgccacatgTCACAGAATGCTCCTGCTTCCCCGGCCCAAGCTCAagtctcgtctcgtctcaaATGATATTCACAGTGCATAACAACCGCTAGGTACAGCCACGAGGGGGATCAACCACTCATCGAGGTACACCCGCGGGTCCACGGCACTGCCGTTGGATCCTCCACTggggagagaggggggggggggggttcCACACACACACGTAGCAAGCAATCCGACGCGCTGCGAGAATCCAGTCTCATAGGGTCGTCCATCGCAATGTTTTGGCGTGTGGGTATCCGTGCCACCAGGACGCGGATGGTCGTGGAACCGTGTTAAAGAATAATACAGGGAAGTAAGAGGCCATAAGGTGGTACAGTGTGGTCGTCCCAGAACAGCGCAACGCATCAAGCGTTGAGCTTACTGGCAGATGACACTGCCGGTGTTTGTGAAGCTGCACTCGTTGTCACAAGTGGCAATCGTCTCCCAGCCGACGTTCTTGGTGTCGATGAAGTTGCAGACCTGGATCTTGAGGCCGTTGCACGCCCAAGTACCGAACTGGCAGGCACCAGCCGAgacgggggagggggcggcggcaggcgcagcgACAGCAGGAGCCTGGGACGAGGGAGCCGGGGCGGCAGCCTCGGGGGCAGGAGCGCTCGAGGGCTTGTCGGCAGCGGTAGTCGTGGGGGCGGCAGACAAAGTGGTagaggcggcgtcgggcgaagcggcggcggcagcagcgtcgtTGGCACCAACGGGGGCAGCCGTgggcgagggggtggggtCGTTGGAAGGAGGGGGCACAGCGGCGTtcagctcgacggcggcagtgacACCAGCCGAGGGAGCAGCCGACGAAGAGCCCGACCACCAAGCGTTGGCACCGCGGACCGAGTAGGTAGACGAGGGGGCAGGGGCCGCCTGggtggacgaggcggtgggagcgggaggggcggcagtggcgggaGGCGAGCCACCACCAACGCTGCCAGAGGGCGAAACGTTGTTGCCGAGAACCTTGATAGTGAGGCCCTCGGGGTTGTTACCAGCGCAGGTACCGCCCTTGACGGCGGCAAAAGCCTTGGCCGAGAGGTCGATAATGCCCGTCGACATGCACGCAGCGCATCCGTCGAAGAGAACAAACGGTCCCTCGTCAATGGTAatctccttgccgtcggggCCAAAGATCTGGACCCTGGTTCGGGAGTCAGTGGTCTATTCTGGCACTAGCGCGTTTTGTGAGGCGCGACAAGACGTACTCCTTTCCGCACCACTTCTCCTTGTCTCCCGAGACCATAGTGTAGTTCATGGCTGCGTACGCGTTAGCAGTTGTCCGGGTATAACCCATTGTCTGGTACCGCTCTACTCACCGACAATACGGTTGGTGTGCAGCGAGTCAAGAGTCCAagcggtcgaggtcgagccctGGCAGTAGGTAACGCCGCCGTTGATGCCCGTGTCGACAGCCCAGTTGGAGGCGAACGGCCCGCCGTTCTTCTGAGCGCAAATGTCTGTGGCCGTGTCGAGGTCATAGTAGCTAGGGTTTTGATCAGCACAGCGTTTGTTTGTGTTTGCGTCGGTGACaagccctcgcgcgccgcgcgggcacGCGAAATTACCCGTGTGGCCGTGCAAGGTATAAAGGTACTCACACAGTGGCGCGGAAGTTGGTGCCAGTGAAGAGGACATCCTGGGCCTGGGCGAGGCCCGCAAGAGCGAGGATGGAGGTAGCAGCGAAGAGCATGTTTGCTATTTGTTTGTTTTGTTTGTTGGGGTTGTTTGAGTAGAAGGGGGTTCCTTGCGGTGGTGAAGACGCGAGAGAGTGGTGGCCTACAAGTGTGAGGCGGTAGTGTTGTGGTGAAAGTGTTATGGAAGGCGCGCCGGGCGACTGATGAcactgaggaggaggtgaaGGTGGGTGAAGACgaggagagagaggggggTGAGAGAGACGGAAAGAGAGGGTCTTTAAGGAAAGTGAGGAGAGTGAGTGAAGTGAGAgagaggaggatgatgaggatGGGGAAGAAGCAAAACGAGGGTGTGTGtggaaggggggggggggcacGAGTGgtgcagaggaggaggagtgtgtgtggtggtgggccgcGCTGGGTGGTCGATGCGTCGCGCGTGTCGGAGCGGCAAagcgcagcgcagccagCCCAGAGTGGCCCAGTTTAGCATCATCATTCTGACCCGCGCGCCCCTGTTCAACGCGCGTCCCTCGTTCCTGGCAGTGGGCCCTGAAGAGCACCAGCCTGGAACACGCCGCAACCCTGAATAGGCACCTTCGATCTGAACAGCGCGGCCCATCCAGGAGGGGCCTCGTTTTCTGGTCCCCATGCCACGTGGCTTTCCCTGAGCCAATCCACTCCCCTGGCTCCCGGCATGTGCCTCTGCTCCAATTCTAATTGGAATAATGCTTGGTGGGTGTGGTCGTTAATAGCACTGGGACTCCCGGATGCTCCCCTCAGTGTGACAACTAGGATCACCAGGACGGCACCACGTCCCTCAAGCCACCGAGACGCGTGCACACCTGAACGTATCCTATGCGTTCAGAGCACAAAGTAGTGCAGCGAGGCAGACGCGCCAGGCTGCGCTTGCTCCTCGcccatcggcgccggcgtccaccgagtcgccgaccgcgccgacagcACACGACCCCCCCGGAATGATAGACAAAGGCTacgccacgcgccaccaccaccacccaacccaAAACGAGTAGaccgaccgcgtcgtcgactaATTGACAAGTTTTTCAGTGTTGCAAGTAGTGTGCACCGCGGAAGCGAACGACAAAAAGAAAAGGATGCACAGCAGCAAGTGGGCCAGGCTCTGCTAGTACAatgcagcgcgcggcgcacgcggtGCGTCATGGCCACCGCCGTCATTGTCAGTGTTGTCACTGATTACAACCCCTCGTGAGGGCCCTGAAAAACCTCTCTCAAAAAACGAGGGGTGCAGGGGTAGTAGGATCCACCCGCCCAAGCAGGCGGACGAGGTCATGATGGTTTCAGCGTCCACCGCCAGGCACTGACCCGCAGAGCTGGGTGCGGGGGCCATGCAGGCAGTCGCCGCGGCTGGTGAGGAGCACTGAGCGcgcgggcggtggtggccgtcgcGAGGAGCAAGCGAGTGAAGTGCACCGATCGTAGCTAGCTAGCTCCACATCTAGAGGTCGCCGCAAGGCAAgtgcgtggcgtggcgctccagagccgcgccgcggcgatgCCAAGAACAAGAACGGGGGGTCTGGCAAATCCACCgaccggcagcagcgagtgggtgtggggcagctgacaagctcgagctccagctcgagctccatcCAGCTCCAtccagctccagcagctcgaacAGCTCCAGAGCTGCCGGAAGCATCTCGCAGATCGGGGTCGTGTTCTCGGCACCGCAGGTCGGCATCGACGCCCGCGGGGGGGCCGGcctgccagccaggcaggcaggtcgAGCCAGCTCGAGCCAGAGCCGCCAACCAGCTCCATCAGCTCGAggctcgccgcgcagcatAACGTACAGCGGATACAGATAGATAGCGCGCCGCTCGCAATCTCGAATGTCAGTTCGTGCGAGCCCCTGGGCCGGTGACCCCGAAAACTAGATCTCGACGTCACCTGCGCGAATttgacgacgccggcgtcatTCGGCGGTCGTGCCGGTGACTGTAGAGAGAGGGTCAGCATGGCGCACATGGAAGCTTTGGAAGAAGGCGAAGCTTGGCCTGGCCTCGCCGCGTGGTGGCGGTCGGGCcacgggcgagcgggcgagctcgtccgacATGCTTTTACCGATATCTTCGGGCAGCAGGCGTCGTGTTGTGCCGCCGCGTGGCAGTGCCGACGGAGATGCGGACACGGACGCGGACATGTGCGCGGATACGGATAGATACGAGTGCAGGAAGGCGGTGGCACACACACGCTCATGCCGGAGGACAGACGCGGACAAACGACCACACGCGCGTGCGGAATGGTGACGGGAGCGTGAGGCGGCATgtgtcgcgccgctcgtgtGACCTCGGCCTAGTAGGGCGCCGACACGGAATGGGGCTCGCGGTGATTCCTGCGGGTGGACGACGGAATGGGGTCGCGGAGGGCAGAGCGGTGAATGTGTACATGTGCATCAGTGAGTCTGACAAAGCTGACCAGGAGGAGGCGGTATGCACGACGGCGTTTGTTGGGAGTAGCGGCAGTGAGTGGCAGCAGAGCAGATTTTCACGCGTCGTCAACCCGTCGGAAATTCGGTGACTACCTGCGCTTGTCGGTGGTGACAACCAACTGCCACTGGCAGCAGCGATAACGGCCGGCTGGGTGCTGGTGATCAATCATCAGCTCGtacgcggcgagcgaggtgccGGGAGATCAAGAGCCGCAACCCCGGGATAGAGGCATGACCGTACGCCGCGTCTGTGGTCAGAGTGGCcaaccacctcgccaccacctTCCCCCACTGGCCCGCTacgcccgccacgccacaaCACTCGCCCAACGCGAcatccccacgccgccgccgtacacAAAAGTGACATGCAACGCTATGCAAAAGTGGTGTAGTGAAGTGTTTGTTTGGAGTTCGTATTATCGTGCGGGCAGCCCGCGGATGCTCATAGGTCGGGGtttggcggccttgagccgcggggtgggggtgggtgtcgaGTCTCGCGTTGGGGCGGGGGACGGCATCGCGGCGGGCTTCTcccggctcgccgccgcgtctccacctgcggcagcggccttgcctgcgcctcgtccccTCTCTCTCCGTCGACcggtcgtgctcgcgcggcggTTGAGCCCGTCGTTCGTATCCCGCAGTGCGGTGGGTGCCGGGTGGGTcgggttggggttggcgaCGGGGACAGGCCGAgcggccgcggtggcggtggtagTAGTTGCAaccgcacccgcacccgcaaCCGCACCCGCAATCGACACGGTGCGCCGATgctccgcccccgccggcttgcgcttcttcacttccccgccgcagccgtcACTCTCGAGATGGTTGAAGATGGcgctgagggcgaggaacTGGCGCCCGCAGCCGGCATAGCAGACGAacacgggctcgtcgtctgtAGCGTGTCAGCCGCCTACCTCCTGTCCCTCCTCACTCCACCCCACTCACGATCAGGAGACGCCAAATGCGCCGacagcagcgccagctccGCAAACTCGCGCCCGCACCCAACCTGGGCACACCGGTACGCCGTCCCGTTCCAGCTCCCCTCCGGCgcctggcgcggcgcacgcacgAACCGCACCGCGTCGCTAGAGAACCACCCGTTcgggtcgcgcggcgccacgaCGGCCAGCACGGCTTGGCGGTCCAGCTGCCGCCCACACGCCCGCTCGAGGTGGTGCGCTAGCccggtggcggaggcgaaGCGCCCGCTGCACTGCGGGCAGGCGAGGTTCGAGGGGCGATGAGCTGCCGAGTTGAGGTGCTGCGTGGGTCAGTTGCCGTCtggctcctcctccacggcACGGGCTGCTCCCCACGCCGCTCGCAGCACCCACCATCCTCAGATTCGCATCCGTGTCGCACCGCCGCTTACATGGCCCGCAGAAGCggtgcgcctcgagctcgtgcttgTCCCTCCGTTCTCCAGTGGGCCAGGTCTCGGCGCACAAGGGGTCCCGACAGGCGAACGGGAAGTGgttcgcctcggcctggtgTGCGGCGACGGCCCCGGCCGAGGACAGCACAAGCGAGCACACGCCGCActcgtgccgcggcgccTTGTGCCCCGTTGCGGCAGTGTGcttgtcgcgcgcggcccggCCCGCGGGGAACACCTTGGCGCAGGTGCCGCAGGTGTACTCCATGTGGTCGGTGGTAAGTGAGTGAGGTGAGGTGTATGTATGTAGTGTAGAAGCAACGAACGACTTTTCGTCGCCGTTGCAATGTTTGTATCTCGGCCACCTGCCGTAGCGACAAGCCATCTGACGGTCGCCAAATGGCAGTTTCAGGCACCCGCCGGGGATGCCTGTCGGGTGGTCGGGGGAGATTGCATTCCAGCGAAAATACAACGTGCGCGTACGTGCGCTGAGGTTTGGTTGTTGATGCAGCCTTGCATGCATCCTCTTGTTGTGTAGTATGTCTTGCTGctctcgccgagcgcggcggggccaCCCTCGCTCAGACTACTGTGCCACTCAATCGATGCCACTTTGCCACATCGCCACCCCGTCAACAACGACATCAACAACAAAGGACAATGGGGAGCCCCAGGCGAAGCAAGCCTCGAGCCGACTTCCATTCCATTGTACTCCAGCAGCCCATCCTTCCTACAGTCGCCCCGTGCGCACAATATCTACCACTTGAAAGTGCACACTCCGTCTcgctctccctcctcaccaccaccaccacacacgaCGCAATGGTCGCTGCGGCCCATTTCCTCTGCGGTACCTGCTGGAAGGAGTTCCCCgcgggctggcgcgcgcgcgagtcgcACTGCAACGCTACCGGCCACCAGCGCCCAGCGTACGAGTGCGACACGTGCCCGCACCACTTCAACTCGCAGCATGCGTGCAACCCGCACATGGGTGCCAAGGGCCACTTTGGCGACtacagcgacgacgacgaggactgggagtgccgcgacgacgactgctGGGACACGTtcgcgtccgaggccgaccgcgacgcgcacgagcacgacgaccacgactTCTGCGGCGACTGCGACCGCTACTTTGACAATGCTAACAACCTGCGCATGGTAAGTGgtgacgccgcggcgcgctcccacgccccagcgccgcgccctaGCCGTGCTCACACTAGCCAGCACCTCAACTCGCGCACGCACCGCTCCGACACGCTCGCGTGCCCGCTCTGCAAGCGCGACTTTGTGTCCGCTACCGGCCTGGCGcaccacctcgagcgcggcgcgtgcccgcgcgcgcccaacCTCGACCGCATGGGCGTGTACCGCcttgtgcgcgagctcgacccgCACCACTGGTTCACGAACAGAGTCGTCGAGTACACCAAGGCCACGTACACTGCGGACGAGAACACGTGGAACGGCAGCGGGTACGAGTGCAGCAAGTGCTACCGCGAGTTCCGGAGCCTCAACTCGCTCAACCAGCACCTGTGGAGTGGCACGCGTGAGTGGGACAGCTTACGGCGATCACCAGCGCACGCACTGACCCAACTTCCCCGCGCAGATGACGAGTCGCTCTACCACTGCCAGagcggccgctgcggccgccaaTTCAAGACCTTTGGCGCCGTGTGCAACCAcctcgagagcgagagcTGCGGCGCCATGTCGTACGACCAGGTGCAGAAGTACATGCACTCGGTCGTCAGCAGCGGCCGTCTGCTTACGGCGTACtaggtgggtgtgggggaGAAGGTC contains:
- the ZNF324 gene encoding Zinc finger protein, with the protein product MEYTCGTCAKVFPAGRAARDKHTAATGHKAPRHECGVCSLVLSSAGAVAAHQAEANHFPFACRDPLCAETWPTGERRDKHELEAHRFCGPCKRRCDTDANLRMHLNSAAHRPSNLACPQCSGRFASATGLAHHLERACGRQLDRQAVLAVVAPRDPNGWFSSDAVRFVRAPRQAPEGSWNGTAYRCAQVGCGREFAELALLSAHLASPDHDEPVFVCYAGCGRQFLALSAIFNHLESDGCGGEVKKRKPAGAEHRRTVSIAGAVAGAGAVATTTTATAAARPVPVANPNPTHPAPTALRDTNDGLNRRASTTGRRRERGRGAGKAAAAGGDAAASREKPAAMPSPAPTRDSTPTPTPRLKAAKPRPMSIRGLPAR
- the Znf672 gene encoding Zinc finger protein, which translates into the protein MVAAAHFLCGTCWKEFPAGWRARESHCNATGHQRPAYECDTCPHHFNSQHACNPHMGAKGHFGDYSDDDEDWECRDDDCWDTFASEADRDAHEHDDHDFCGDCDRYFDNANNLRMHLNSRTHRSDTLACPLCKRDFVSATGLAHHLERGACPRAPNLDRMGVYRLVRELDPHHWFTNRVVEYTKATYTADENTWNGSGYECSKCYREFRSLNSLNQHLWSGTHDESLYHCQSGRCGRQFKTFGAVCNHLESESCGAMSYDQVQKYMHSVVSSGRLLTAY